The Rhinoraja longicauda isolate Sanriku21f chromosome 17, sRhiLon1.1, whole genome shotgun sequence genome includes a region encoding these proteins:
- the abhd14b gene encoding putative protein-lysine deacylase ABHD14B, producing the protein MTMAAPEVKEGKVKIEEQELFYIRVSPTEQPPRLSVLLLHGIRFSSATWEDLGTLHKLAEAGYQAVAIDLPGLGKSNESTAPTNVGDLAPDSFLLDVLKGLELGPVVIVSPSLSGMYSLPFLFGHSDMVKGFIPVAPICTEKFSHEQYRNVQTPTLIVYGGEDKPMGEASFNNLKNLSNHKVHIMKGAHHACYMNDPKEWHQTVLEFLQGL; encoded by the exons ATGACCATGGCGGCTCCTGAGGTTAAGGAAGGCAAGGTGAAGATTGAAGAACAAGAGTTGTTTTACATACGAGTGAGCCCCACTGAGCAGCCCCCCAGACTCTCTGTCCTGCTCCTCCATGGCATTCGTTTCTCCTCAGCGACTTGGGAAGATCTTGGAACTCTCCACAAGCTGGCAGAGGCTGGATACCAGGCTGTGGCTATTGACCTACCAG gccTAGGTAAGTCGAATGAATCCACTGCTCCAACCAATGTCGGAGATCTGGCTCCTGACAGTTTCCTCTTGGACGTACTGAAGGGTTTGGAACTGGGTCCGGTGGTGATAGTCAGTCCATCACTGAGTGGGATGTACTCACTGCCGTTCCTATTTGGCCACAGCGATATGGTGAAGGGCTTCATTCCCGTGGCTCCCATCTGCACAGAGAAGTTCTCCCATGAGCAGTACAGGAATGTACAG ACCCCAACACTGATAGTCTACGGTGGTGAGGATAAGCCAATGGGAGAGGCGTCATTCAACAATCTGAAAAATCTGTCTAACCACAAGGTGCACATAATGAAGGGGGCACACCATGCCTGTTACATGAATGATCCCAAGGAGTGGCATCAGACAGTGCTGGAGTTCCTACAGGGTCTGTGA